The following are encoded together in the Thiobacillus sp. SCUT-2 genome:
- a CDS encoding ANTAR domain-containing response regulator, translated as MRVLIVENHPERLAMLVPALETAGCIVAATLNSARSLEAQVQSLRPDVVIIAQDSPDRDTLEHICVANQDCPRPIVMFTGDGSPESIRAATQAGVTSYVVDGLDPARIRPILDVAVSRFEAFQALHDQLEQTRLELSERKLIDQAKALLIRQTGASEPEVYREMRRAAMDRGLKLADIARQLLQKPLA; from the coding sequence ATGCGTGTACTGATCGTCGAAAACCATCCCGAACGGCTTGCCATGCTGGTGCCTGCCCTGGAAACGGCGGGCTGCATCGTCGCGGCCACGCTGAACTCCGCACGCAGCCTGGAGGCGCAGGTCCAGTCGCTGCGCCCGGACGTCGTGATCATCGCGCAGGATTCGCCCGACCGCGACACGCTCGAGCACATCTGCGTGGCCAACCAGGACTGCCCGCGCCCGATCGTCATGTTCACTGGCGACGGCAGCCCGGAGTCGATCCGCGCCGCCACCCAGGCCGGCGTGACCTCGTATGTGGTCGACGGGCTCGACCCGGCGCGCATCCGGCCGATCCTCGACGTCGCCGTATCACGCTTCGAGGCGTTCCAGGCGCTGCACGACCAGCTGGAACAGACGCGGCTCGAACTGTCGGAGCGCAAGCTGATCGACCAGGCCAAGGCGCTGCTGATCAGGCAGACCGGCGCATCGGAGCCGGAGGTCTATCGCGAGATGCGGCGTGCCGCGATGGATCGCGGTCTCAAGCTGGCGGACATTGCACGGCAGCTCCTGCAAAAACCCCTGGCGTGA
- the nirD gene encoding nitrite reductase small subunit NirD: MNNWIDILDVSDIPRQGARVVRHGMVDVAVFRTADDAVFALEDRCPHKGGPLSQGIVHGRRVACPMHNWNVALDTGCALAPDEGCARALPVRVEAGRVWLDVGAIEAAAA, from the coding sequence ATGAACAACTGGATCGACATCCTGGATGTCAGCGACATTCCACGCCAGGGGGCCCGGGTCGTGCGTCACGGCATGGTCGACGTCGCCGTCTTCCGTACCGCCGACGACGCGGTGTTCGCGCTGGAGGACCGCTGCCCGCACAAGGGCGGGCCACTGTCGCAGGGCATCGTGCACGGCCGCAGGGTGGCCTGCCCGATGCACAACTGGAACGTCGCACTCGATACCGGCTGCGCGCTCGCGCCCGACGAAGGCTGCGCGCGGGCGTTGCCGGTCCGGGTCGAGGCCGGGCGCGTGTGGCTCGACGTCGGCGCCATCGAAGCGGCCGCCGCCTGA
- a CDS encoding ABC transporter ATP-binding protein, which yields MHSYVQIENAGMVFSTKKGKFTALTDINLTVAEGEFISLIGHSGCGKSTLLNLIAGLTDATEGVLLLANKEIKGPGPERAVVFQNHSLLPWLNAFENVHLAVERVFGAREGRSQLKARTQAALDLVGLSHAAARLPGEISGGMKQRVGIARALAMEPKVLLMDEPFGALDALTRAHLQDELMKIVAATRSTVVMVTHDVDEAVLLSDRIVMMTNGPAATIGDILSIDLPRPRDRLALAHDPAYHALRSRVLEFLYSRQMRPREAA from the coding sequence ATGCACTCCTACGTCCAGATCGAAAACGCCGGCATGGTGTTCAGCACCAAGAAAGGCAAGTTCACCGCGCTCACGGACATCAATCTCACGGTCGCGGAAGGCGAGTTCATCTCGCTGATCGGGCATTCCGGCTGCGGCAAGTCCACGCTGCTCAACCTCATCGCCGGGCTGACCGACGCGACCGAAGGCGTGCTGCTGCTTGCCAACAAGGAAATCAAAGGGCCGGGGCCGGAGCGCGCGGTGGTTTTCCAGAACCATTCCCTGCTGCCCTGGCTCAACGCGTTCGAGAACGTCCACCTCGCGGTGGAGAGGGTCTTCGGCGCCCGCGAAGGCAGGTCGCAGTTGAAAGCGCGCACCCAGGCCGCGCTCGACCTGGTCGGCCTGTCGCACGCGGCCGCCAGGCTGCCGGGCGAGATTTCGGGCGGCATGAAGCAGCGCGTCGGCATCGCGCGCGCACTGGCGATGGAGCCGAAGGTGCTGCTGATGGACGAGCCGTTCGGCGCGCTGGACGCGCTGACGCGCGCCCATCTGCAGGACGAGCTGATGAAGATTGTCGCGGCGACGAGAAGCACGGTCGTCATGGTGACCCACGACGTCGACGAAGCCGTGCTGCTGTCCGACCGCATCGTGATGATGACCAACGGGCCCGCGGCCACGATCGGCGACATCCTGTCGATCGACCTGCCCCGCCCGCGCGACCGCCTCGCGCTCGCGCACGATCCGGCGTATCACGCGCTGCGCAGCCGGGTGCTGGAATTCCTTTACAGCCGACAGATGCGGCCGCGAGAAGCCGCCTGA
- the minD gene encoding septum site-determining protein MinD codes for MTTIITVTSGKGGVGKTTTSASIASGLALRGFKTAVIDFDVGLRNLDLIMGCERRVVYDFVNVIQGDANLHQALIKDKHCDNLFVLPASQTRDKDALTEEGVEKVLKELEHQGFDYIVCDSPAGIEHGAVMALTFADQAIVVTNPEVSSVRDSDRILGIIQSKSRRAIEGREPVKEHLLVTRYSPKRAAEGEMLTYTDIQELLRIPLLGVIPESEAVLQASNQGIPAIHQKGTPVADAYQDAIGRFLGEDHPLRFVEYEKPGLIKRLFGGK; via the coding sequence GTGACCACCATCATCACTGTCACCTCCGGCAAGGGCGGCGTCGGCAAGACGACGACCAGCGCCTCGATCGCCAGCGGCCTCGCGCTGCGCGGCTTCAAGACGGCCGTGATCGACTTCGACGTGGGCCTCAGGAACCTCGACCTGATCATGGGCTGCGAGCGCCGCGTGGTGTACGACTTCGTCAACGTCATCCAGGGCGACGCCAACCTGCACCAGGCGCTGATCAAGGACAAGCACTGCGACAACCTGTTCGTGCTGCCCGCCTCGCAGACGCGCGACAAGGACGCGCTCACCGAGGAAGGCGTGGAGAAGGTGCTGAAGGAACTCGAGCACCAGGGCTTCGACTACATCGTCTGCGATTCGCCGGCCGGCATCGAGCACGGCGCGGTGATGGCGCTGACCTTCGCCGACCAGGCGATCGTCGTCACCAACCCCGAGGTCTCGTCGGTGCGCGACTCCGACCGCATCCTCGGCATCATCCAGTCGAAGAGCCGCCGCGCGATCGAGGGCCGCGAGCCGGTCAAGGAGCATCTGCTGGTCACCCGCTATTCGCCCAAGCGCGCGGCCGAGGGCGAGATGCTGACCTACACCGACATCCAGGAACTGCTGCGGATCCCGCTGCTCGGCGTGATCCCCGAATCCGAAGCCGTGCTGCAGGCGTCCAACCAGGGCATTCCGGCGATCCACCAGAAGGGCACGCCGGTCGCCGACGCCTACCAGGACGCGATCGGCCGCTTCCTCGGCGAAGACCACCCGCTGCGCTTCGTCGAATACGAGAAGCCCGGCCTGATCAAGCGCCTGTTCGGAGGCAAGTGA
- the minE gene encoding cell division topological specificity factor MinE, translated as MSWLSLIFGEKKSTASVAKERLQLIIAHERAGLSGPEFLPDLQKDLVAVISKYFPVNPDDIKVGLEKQGNYEVLEVNIVLPEGR; from the coding sequence ATGTCCTGGCTCTCCCTCATTTTCGGCGAAAAGAAATCCACCGCCTCGGTCGCCAAGGAACGCCTGCAGCTCATCATCGCGCACGAACGCGCCGGCCTGTCCGGGCCGGAGTTCCTGCCCGACCTGCAGAAAGACCTGGTCGCGGTGATTTCCAAGTACTTCCCGGTGAACCCCGACGACATCAAGGTCGGACTCGAGAAGCAGGGCAACTACGAAGTGCTCGAAGTCAACATCGTGCTGCCCGAAGGCCGCTGA
- the minC gene encoding septum site-determining protein MinC, with protein MPRRREPRPAPALELKTTRLTGIQIILNSAEHAALETHLTTLFAATPDFFDGEAAVFDCGRLPADAPAPDWAWLAHELKRRGLNPFAVQNASPELAAAAVAAGLLVLNDSTPAASAAAAEPEPEPAPEPEPAAPPAPEAEPAPALPAAVPTRIIDKPLRSGQRVYAAGGDIVVLAAVNPGAEVIADGSIHVYAPLKGRALAGARGDTAARIFTTQLEAELVSIAGVYRTFESAPDAAVAKKPAQIRLADASQLVIEPL; from the coding sequence ATGCCGCGCCGACGTGAGCCCCGCCCCGCGCCTGCGCTGGAACTGAAAACCACGCGGCTCACCGGCATCCAGATCATCCTCAACAGCGCCGAGCACGCGGCGCTGGAAACCCATCTCACCACGCTGTTCGCCGCGACGCCGGACTTCTTCGACGGCGAGGCGGCGGTATTCGACTGTGGGCGCCTGCCGGCCGACGCGCCCGCGCCCGACTGGGCGTGGCTCGCGCACGAACTCAAGCGCCGCGGCCTGAACCCGTTCGCGGTGCAGAACGCCTCGCCCGAACTGGCCGCGGCGGCCGTCGCGGCCGGGCTGCTGGTGCTGAACGACAGCACGCCGGCGGCGTCAGCCGCTGCCGCCGAACCGGAGCCGGAACCGGCCCCCGAGCCCGAACCGGCGGCGCCCCCCGCGCCGGAAGCGGAACCCGCGCCCGCCCTCCCGGCCGCCGTGCCGACCCGCATCATCGACAAGCCGCTGCGCTCGGGCCAGCGCGTCTACGCAGCCGGCGGCGACATCGTCGTGCTGGCCGCGGTGAACCCCGGCGCCGAGGTCATCGCCGACGGCAGCATCCACGTGTATGCACCGCTCAAGGGCCGGGCGCTGGCCGGCGCGCGCGGCGACACGGCGGCGCGCATCTTCACCACGCAGCTCGAAGCCGAACTGGTTTCGATCGCCGGCGTCTACCGCACCTTCGAGTCCGCGCCGGACGCCGCGGTGGCGAAGAAGCCCGCGCAGATCCGCCTGGCCGACGCCAGCCAGCTCGTCATCGAACCCCTCTAA
- the ntrB gene encoding nitrate ABC transporter permease yields the protein MNAVTLNERRLPEVMDAPETAIIPPEAAPLHKAPYVEAESGKRLTEAVTSRARNAIPPLLGMLLFIGLWGLISHSVKNIPGPVETWHAAVALFSDPFYDNGPNDQGIGWNILNSLTRVGMGFGAAAVVGIPLGFLVGRFDFLNRMLSPIISILRPVSPLAWLPIGLLVLQKAEPASIWVIFISSIWPMVLNTAAGVQRIPQDYLNVARVLNLSELRVFTKILFPAVLPHVLTGVRLAIGVAWLVIVAAEMLTGGVGIGFWVWDEWNNLNVAHIIIAIFIVGIVGLLLEQGLMLLAKRFSYG from the coding sequence ATGAATGCAGTGACACTGAACGAGCGGCGATTGCCCGAGGTGATGGACGCGCCGGAAACCGCGATCATCCCCCCGGAAGCCGCGCCTCTCCACAAAGCGCCTTACGTCGAAGCCGAATCCGGCAAGCGCCTCACGGAAGCCGTGACCAGCCGAGCCAGGAACGCCATCCCCCCGCTGCTCGGCATGCTGCTGTTCATCGGCCTGTGGGGGCTGATCTCCCATAGCGTCAAGAACATTCCGGGGCCTGTCGAAACCTGGCATGCGGCCGTGGCGCTGTTCTCCGATCCGTTCTACGACAACGGCCCCAACGACCAGGGCATCGGCTGGAACATCCTCAACTCGCTGACTCGCGTCGGCATGGGCTTCGGCGCCGCCGCCGTGGTGGGCATTCCGCTCGGCTTCCTGGTCGGTCGCTTCGACTTCCTCAACCGCATGCTGTCGCCGATCATCAGCATCCTGCGGCCGGTGTCGCCGCTGGCCTGGCTGCCGATCGGCCTGCTGGTGCTGCAGAAGGCCGAGCCGGCATCGATCTGGGTGATCTTCATCTCCAGCATCTGGCCGATGGTGCTGAACACCGCCGCCGGCGTGCAGCGCATCCCGCAGGACTACCTGAACGTCGCGCGCGTGTTGAACCTGTCCGAGCTCAGGGTGTTCACCAAGATCCTGTTCCCTGCGGTGCTGCCGCACGTGCTGACCGGCGTGCGGCTCGCCATCGGCGTCGCCTGGCTGGTGATCGTCGCCGCCGAGATGCTCACCGGCGGGGTCGGCATCGGCTTCTGGGTGTGGGACGAGTGGAACAACCTCAACGTCGCCCACATCATCATCGCCATCTTCATCGTCGGCATCGTCGGGCTCTTGCTCGAACAGGGGCTGATGCTGCTGGCGAAGCGGTTTTCTTATGGGTGA
- a CDS encoding DUF4124 domain-containing protein has protein sequence MSRARALLLVAFAWQAGHAAPLYKWLDGSGHVTYSSLPPPPGTVAKEMRVPPPPRAEDARQAAEQAKKADALVRELEARRREQEAEEARLRALRLPPAPVVIEKPVYVPQPVYYPPVRVRPHPRHPDKPPVRRPR, from the coding sequence AGCCGCGCCCGCGCCCTGCTGCTCGTCGCATTCGCATGGCAGGCCGGCCATGCCGCCCCCCTGTACAAGTGGCTCGACGGGTCGGGGCACGTGACCTATTCCTCGCTGCCGCCGCCCCCCGGCACGGTGGCCAAGGAAATGCGCGTGCCGCCGCCGCCCCGCGCGGAAGACGCGCGGCAGGCGGCGGAACAGGCGAAGAAGGCCGACGCGCTGGTCCGCGAACTCGAGGCGCGGCGCCGCGAGCAGGAAGCCGAGGAAGCGCGGCTGCGGGCACTGCGCCTGCCGCCCGCGCCCGTCGTGATCGAGAAGCCCGTGTACGTGCCGCAGCCGGTCTACTACCCGCCGGTGCGCGTTCGGCCGCATCCCCGCCATCCGGACAAGCCGCCCGTTCGCAGGCCGCGCTGA
- the nirB gene encoding nitrite reductase large subunit NirB → MKLVMVGNGMAGVRTLEELLKLAPDLYDITVFGAEPHPNYNRILLSPVLAGEQTVDDIVLNPLDWYREHGITLHLGKKVVQIDRAARRVEADDGTRAAYDRLLLATGSDPFILPVPGADLEGVIGFRDIADVEAMIRASTQHRHAVVIGGGLLGLEAANGLMKRGMDVTVVHLGPWLMERQLDEPAARLLQQSLEEKGLRFLLQKQTTELVAGPGGRVAAVRFKEGEAIPADLVVMAVGIRPSTALAESAGLHCSRGIVVNDTMQTFDPRIYAIGECAAHRGVAYGLVAPLFEQAKVCANHLALHGIGRYQGSVTSTKLKVTGIDLFSAGDFAGGEGTEAILYSDPIGGVYKKLVLKDNKLVGGVMVGDTVDGAWYFSLLRDGRDVSELRDHLMFGQDHCGNLGHQGINKAAAMTDDMEVCGCNGVCKGDIVKAIREKGLFTLEDVRKHTKASSSCGSCTGLVEQILAATAGGDYSPAPKTKAMCGCTEHTHEAVRAAIVDNRLLTIPQVMQFMEWRTPDGCASCRPALNYYLISSWPGEAEDDPQARFINERAHANIQRDGSYSVVPRMWGGQTTPAELRRIAEVAEKYAIPTVKITGGQRIDLLGVKKADLPKVWADLDMPSGHAYGKALRTVKTCVGSEWCRFGTQDSTRMGIDLEKVFFKMWAPHKVKLAVSGCPRNCAEVAIKDVGIIGVDSGWEIYVGGNGGIKTEVAQFLVKVKTPDEVIEHAGAFLQLYREEARYLDRTVHYLERVGLDYVKQKVVDDADGRRALYERLLFALSVERDPWVERAAEGKLRHEFETVSA, encoded by the coding sequence ATGAAGCTCGTCATGGTCGGCAACGGCATGGCCGGCGTTCGCACGCTGGAAGAGCTGCTGAAGCTCGCCCCCGATCTTTACGACATCACGGTGTTCGGCGCCGAGCCGCATCCCAACTACAACCGCATCCTGCTGTCGCCGGTGCTGGCGGGAGAGCAGACCGTCGACGACATCGTGCTGAATCCGCTCGACTGGTACCGCGAGCACGGCATCACGCTGCACCTCGGCAAGAAGGTCGTGCAGATCGACCGCGCCGCGCGCCGGGTCGAAGCCGACGACGGCACGCGCGCGGCGTACGATCGCCTGCTGCTCGCGACCGGGTCCGACCCCTTCATCCTGCCGGTGCCCGGCGCCGACCTCGAAGGCGTGATCGGTTTCCGCGACATCGCCGATGTCGAGGCGATGATCCGCGCGTCGACCCAGCACCGCCACGCCGTCGTCATCGGCGGCGGCTTGCTGGGGCTGGAAGCCGCCAACGGCCTGATGAAGCGCGGCATGGACGTGACCGTGGTGCACCTCGGGCCGTGGCTGATGGAGCGCCAGCTCGACGAGCCGGCCGCGCGCCTGCTGCAGCAGAGCCTCGAGGAGAAGGGGTTGCGGTTCCTGCTGCAGAAGCAGACCACCGAGCTGGTCGCTGGACCAGGAGGGCGCGTCGCGGCGGTCCGCTTCAAGGAGGGCGAGGCCATCCCGGCGGACCTCGTGGTAATGGCGGTCGGCATCCGCCCCAGCACGGCGCTCGCCGAATCGGCCGGCCTGCACTGCAGCCGCGGCATCGTGGTGAACGACACGATGCAGACCTTCGATCCGCGCATCTATGCCATCGGCGAATGCGCCGCGCACCGCGGCGTCGCCTACGGGCTGGTCGCGCCGCTGTTCGAGCAGGCCAAGGTGTGCGCCAACCACCTGGCGCTGCATGGCATCGGCCGCTACCAGGGCTCGGTCACCTCGACCAAGCTGAAGGTGACGGGGATCGACCTGTTTTCGGCCGGCGACTTCGCCGGCGGCGAGGGCACCGAGGCCATCCTCTATTCCGACCCGATCGGCGGCGTCTACAAGAAGCTCGTCCTCAAGGACAACAAGCTGGTCGGCGGCGTGATGGTCGGCGATACCGTCGACGGCGCCTGGTATTTCTCCCTGCTGCGCGACGGCAGGGACGTGTCCGAACTGCGCGACCACCTGATGTTCGGCCAGGACCACTGCGGCAACCTCGGCCACCAGGGGATCAACAAGGCCGCGGCGATGACCGACGACATGGAGGTATGCGGCTGCAACGGCGTCTGCAAGGGCGACATCGTCAAGGCGATCCGCGAGAAGGGGCTGTTCACGCTGGAGGACGTGAGGAAGCACACCAAGGCGTCGTCGTCGTGCGGCTCCTGCACCGGGCTGGTCGAGCAGATCCTCGCGGCCACGGCGGGGGGCGACTATTCGCCGGCACCGAAGACGAAAGCGATGTGCGGCTGCACCGAGCATACCCACGAGGCGGTGCGCGCGGCGATCGTCGACAACAGGCTGCTGACGATCCCGCAGGTCATGCAGTTCATGGAATGGCGCACCCCGGACGGCTGCGCGTCGTGCCGGCCGGCGCTCAACTACTACCTGATCTCGAGCTGGCCCGGCGAGGCGGAAGACGATCCGCAGGCGCGCTTCATCAACGAGCGCGCCCACGCCAACATCCAGCGCGACGGCAGCTACTCGGTGGTACCGCGGATGTGGGGCGGGCAGACCACGCCGGCCGAGCTGCGCCGCATCGCCGAGGTCGCCGAGAAGTACGCGATCCCGACCGTCAAGATCACCGGCGGCCAGCGCATCGACCTGCTTGGGGTGAAGAAGGCGGACCTGCCCAAGGTATGGGCGGACCTCGACATGCCGTCGGGTCATGCCTACGGCAAGGCATTGCGCACGGTGAAGACCTGCGTCGGATCCGAGTGGTGCCGCTTCGGTACGCAGGACTCGACGCGCATGGGGATCGACCTGGAGAAGGTGTTCTTCAAGATGTGGGCGCCGCACAAGGTCAAGCTCGCCGTGTCCGGCTGCCCGCGCAACTGTGCCGAAGTCGCGATCAAGGACGTCGGCATCATCGGCGTCGACTCCGGCTGGGAGATCTACGTCGGCGGCAACGGCGGCATCAAGACCGAGGTCGCGCAATTCCTGGTCAAGGTGAAGACGCCTGACGAGGTGATCGAGCATGCCGGCGCCTTCCTGCAGCTCTACCGCGAGGAGGCGCGCTACCTCGACCGCACGGTGCATTACCTCGAGCGCGTCGGCCTCGACTACGTGAAGCAGAAGGTCGTCGACGACGCCGACGGCCGCCGTGCCTTGTACGAGCGGCTGCTGTTCGCGCTTTCCGTCGAGCGCGACCCCTGGGTCGAGCGCGCCGCGGAGGGCAAGCTCAGGCACGAATTCGAAACCGTCAGCGCATGA
- a CDS encoding acyloxyacyl hydrolase: protein MDRLRLPAPSARAGLAAASLVLGCGLAAPALADASARDKEFTVIAGADGDYERAGLSLRFAPVWTDTWGRWRADVRPELELSHLRYTGSQAGPDTLNLGGAIARLHLAHGEGRIRPYVEGGLGVALFSRDRLGGKGFSTDFQFSEHVGFGAELTGRGFLGLQYSHYSNADIEKPNDGLDLVQVVLGARF, encoded by the coding sequence ATGGACCGCCTTCGCCTGCCCGCCCCCTCCGCCCGCGCCGGACTCGCCGCCGCGAGCCTCGTCCTCGGATGCGGCCTCGCCGCGCCCGCCCTTGCCGACGCGTCCGCCCGCGACAAGGAATTCACCGTGATCGCGGGCGCCGACGGCGATTACGAGCGCGCCGGCCTGAGCCTGCGGTTCGCGCCGGTCTGGACGGACACCTGGGGCCGCTGGAGGGCCGACGTCCGCCCCGAGCTGGAGCTGAGCCACCTGCGCTACACCGGCTCCCAGGCCGGGCCCGACACCCTGAACCTGGGCGGCGCGATCGCCCGCCTGCACCTCGCCCACGGCGAGGGCCGCATCCGCCCCTACGTCGAAGGCGGACTGGGCGTCGCGCTGTTCAGCCGCGACCGCCTCGGCGGCAAGGGCTTTTCCACCGACTTCCAGTTCTCCGAGCATGTCGGCTTCGGCGCCGAGCTGACGGGGCGAGGCTTTCTCGGCCTGCAGTACTCGCATTACTCCAACGCCGACATCGAGAAGCCGAACGACGGCCTCGATCTCGTGCAGGTCGTGCTCGGCGCGCGCTTTTAG
- a CDS encoding CmpA/NrtA family ABC transporter substrate-binding protein, with protein MKKTTGLSVAAALMAMVPPGVRSGAWAAGSDAPEKPNLTVGFIPLTDCASVVMASIKGFDRKYGLTLTPSKEASWAAVRDKLVNGELDAAHALYGLIYGVQMGIGGPKKDMAVLATINNNGQAISLSNQLKAKGVTDGASLAKLVAAEPKEYTFAQTFPTGTHAMWLYYWLAAYGINPFTQAKVITVPPPQMVANMRVDNMDGFCVGEPWNARAIRDHVGFTAVTSQDIWKDHPEKVLGTTAEFVQRYPNTARAMVAAILDASKYIDTMSNRSEVAKIISAKSYVNTDFDSIEDRMLGQYDNGIGRKWADANYMKFYNGGAVGFPYLSDGMWFLTQHKRWGLLKEHPDYLAVAKKVNRIDIYKQAAAMTKTPLPKSDMRASKLIDGVVWDGRNPKAYADSFRIKA; from the coding sequence ATGAAAAAGACCACCGGGCTTTCCGTCGCGGCCGCCCTCATGGCCATGGTGCCGCCCGGCGTGCGCAGCGGCGCCTGGGCCGCCGGCTCCGATGCCCCGGAGAAACCCAACCTCACCGTCGGCTTCATCCCGCTGACGGACTGCGCCAGCGTGGTGATGGCCTCGATCAAGGGCTTCGACAGGAAATACGGCCTCACCCTCACGCCCAGCAAGGAAGCCTCGTGGGCGGCCGTGCGCGACAAGCTGGTGAACGGCGAGCTCGACGCCGCGCACGCGCTGTACGGCCTGATCTACGGCGTGCAGATGGGCATCGGCGGGCCGAAGAAGGACATGGCGGTGCTCGCCACGATCAACAACAACGGCCAGGCGATCTCGCTGTCGAACCAGCTGAAGGCCAAGGGCGTGACCGACGGCGCCTCGCTTGCCAAGCTGGTCGCCGCCGAACCCAAGGAATACACCTTCGCCCAGACCTTCCCCACCGGCACCCACGCGATGTGGCTCTATTACTGGCTCGCGGCCTACGGCATCAATCCCTTCACCCAGGCCAAGGTGATCACCGTGCCGCCGCCGCAGATGGTCGCGAACATGCGCGTCGACAACATGGACGGCTTCTGCGTCGGCGAGCCGTGGAACGCGCGCGCGATCCGCGACCACGTCGGCTTCACCGCCGTGACCTCGCAGGACATCTGGAAGGACCACCCGGAAAAGGTGCTCGGCACCACCGCCGAATTCGTGCAGCGCTATCCCAACACCGCGCGTGCAATGGTCGCGGCGATCCTCGATGCGTCGAAGTACATCGACACGATGAGCAACCGCTCCGAGGTCGCGAAGATCATCTCGGCGAAATCCTACGTCAACACCGACTTCGACTCGATCGAGGACCGCATGCTCGGCCAGTATGACAACGGCATCGGCAGGAAGTGGGCGGACGCCAACTACATGAAGTTCTACAACGGCGGGGCCGTCGGCTTCCCCTACCTGTCCGACGGCATGTGGTTCCTGACCCAGCACAAGCGCTGGGGACTCTTGAAGGAGCACCCGGACTACCTGGCGGTGGCGAAGAAGGTCAACCGCATCGACATCTACAAGCAGGCCGCCGCGATGACGAAGACGCCACTGCCGAAGTCCGACATGCGTGCAAGCAAGCTGATCGACGGCGTGGTGTGGGACGGCAGGAACCCCAAGGCCTACGCGGACAGCTTCCGGATCAAGGCCTAA
- a CDS encoding AF1514 family protein — protein sequence MKNVHVAYRGKDLDFRRASLLAKDAARESEMQYPTIVSWHRHSNQTMSPYYDGANPDSWWEKYGEGNGGNLEVSVGGEYDFVLMDAQGYDILGRMPLRNLSDDSGNQYLCYAPILGPVTNTPSPEACTVLDGWLADQL from the coding sequence ATGAAAAACGTTCATGTAGCCTATCGGGGCAAGGATCTCGATTTCCGGCGCGCCAGCCTCCTGGCCAAGGACGCCGCCCGCGAGAGCGAAATGCAGTATCCGACCATCGTGTCCTGGCATCGGCACAGCAACCAGACCATGTCTCCCTATTACGACGGCGCCAATCCGGATTCCTGGTGGGAGAAATATGGCGAAGGCAACGGCGGCAACCTGGAAGTCAGCGTCGGTGGCGAATACGATTTCGTGCTGATGGATGCGCAGGGCTATGACATTCTGGGGCGGATGCCGCTGCGGAACCTGTCGGACGATTCCGGCAACCAGTATCTCTGCTATGCGCCCATCCTGGGCCCCGTTACCAACACGCCCAGTCCCGAGGCGTGCACGGTTCTCGACGGCTGGCTGGCGGACCAGCTCTGA